The following are from one region of the Dreissena polymorpha isolate Duluth1 chromosome 2, UMN_Dpol_1.0, whole genome shotgun sequence genome:
- the LOC127870025 gene encoding uncharacterized protein LOC127870025, whose translation MLGNNVKSHARKLDLTLESNLKAATSLRYRDGYLTLEWNLKTKTSLRYQNEYLTLEWNLKAATSLRYQKEYLTLEWNLKAATSLRYQHEYLTLEWNLKAATSLRYQNEYLTLEWNLKAATSLRYQKEYLTLEWNLKAATSLRYQHEYLTLEWNLKAATSLRYQHEYLTLEWNLKATTSLRYQNEYLTLEWNLKAATSLRYQHEYLTLEWNLKTAISLRYQNEYLTLESNLKAATSLRYQHKYLTLEWNLKAATSLRYQNKYLTLEWNLKAATSLRYQKQIHHTGVESQSCNITQVPARIPHTGVESQSCNITQVLTWIPHTGVESQSCNITQVPTRIPHTGVKSQSCNITQVPTRTPHTRVESQSCNITQVPTRIPHTGVKSQSCNITQVPTRIPHTGVESQSCNIT comes from the exons atgttaggaaacaatgttaagagtcatgcTAGAAAA TTGGACCTCACACTGGAGTCGAATCTCAAAGCTGCAACATCACTCAGGTATCGAGATGGATACCTCACACTGGAGTGGAATCTCAAAACTAAAACATCACTCAGGTACCAAAACGAATACCTCACACTGGAGTGGAATCTCAAAGCTGCAACATCACTCAGGTACCAAAAAGAATACCTCACACTGGAGTGGAATCTCAAAGCTGCAACATCACTCAGGTACCAACACGAATACCTCACACTAGAGTGGAATCTCAAAGCTGCAACATCACTCAGGTACCAAAACGAATACCTCACACTGGAGTGGAATCTCAAAGCTGCAACATCACTCAGGTACCAAAAAGAATACCTCACACTGGAGTGGAATCTCAAAGCTGCAACATCACTCAGGTACCAACACGAATACCTCACACTAGAGTGGAATCTCAAAGCTGCAACATCACTCAGGTACCAACACGAATACCTCACACTGGAGTGGAATCTCAAAGCTACAACATCACTCAGGTACCAAAACGAATACCTCACACTAGAGTGGAATCTCAAAGCTGCAACATCACTCAGGTACCAACACGAATACCTCACACTGGAGTGGAATCTCAAAACTGCAATATCACTCAGGTACCAAAACGAATACCTCACACTGGAGTCAAATCTCAAAGCTGCAACATCACTCAGGTACCAACACAAATACCTCACACTGGAGTGGAATCTCAAAGCTGCAACATCACTCAGGTACCAAAACAAATACCTCACACTGGAGTGGAATCTCAAAGCTGCTACATCACTCAGGTACCAAAAACAAATACATCACACTGGAGTGGAATCTCAAAGCTGCAACATCACTCAGGTACCAGCACGAATACCTCACACTGGAGTGGAATCTCAAAGCTGCAACATCACTCAGGTATTGACATGGATACCTCACACTGGAGTCGAATCTCAAAGCTGCAACATCACTCAGGTACCGACACGAATACCTCACACTGGAGTGAAATCTCAAAGCTGCAACATCACTCAGGTACCAACACGAACACCTCACACTAGAGTGGAATCTCAAAGCTGCAACATCACTCAGGTACCAACACGAATACCTCACACTGGAGTGAAATCTCAAAGCTGCAACATCACTCAG GTACCAACACGAATACCTCACACTGGAGTGGAATCTCAAAGCTGCAACATCACTTAG